In Arthrobacter sp. StoSoilB5, one genomic interval encodes:
- a CDS encoding aldo/keto reductase produces MSLNELRTLGRTGALISPLTLGTLNFGTGTAPTGPAESIRIIQAALDGGITSIDTADIYSQGEAEVVVGQAIHGRRDDVFLATKFHGQMGSNPAHAGNSRRWIVRAVEDSLRRLNTDRIDLYQAHRPDYNTDLLETITALNDLIRQGKILYYGTSVFSPAQLVEAQWIANTNHLTPPVVDQVPYSLLVRANERDVFPITQQYGVGVLSYGPLDGGWLAGGYRVGAGQPESSRSAAVPGRFDVSAPFNQGKLHAADALAQLAARYGLTLIQLAVGFALNHPAVTSVIIGPRTEEHLTDYLKAADVVLSEAVLDEIDDIVAPAVNFLERDAGTVAPHLEYPELRRR; encoded by the coding sequence TCCCACCGGCCCTGCGGAGAGCATCCGCATCATCCAGGCGGCACTGGACGGTGGCATCACCAGCATCGACACCGCCGATATCTACTCGCAGGGCGAGGCCGAAGTCGTGGTGGGCCAGGCAATCCATGGAAGGCGCGACGACGTTTTCCTCGCCACCAAATTCCATGGCCAAATGGGATCAAATCCAGCACATGCGGGGAACTCGCGAAGGTGGATTGTCCGGGCTGTGGAGGATAGCTTGAGGCGGCTGAACACAGACCGGATCGACCTCTACCAAGCGCACCGCCCCGACTACAACACCGATCTCCTTGAGACCATCACTGCCCTGAACGATCTCATCCGGCAGGGCAAGATCCTCTATTACGGCACCTCGGTGTTCAGCCCTGCGCAACTGGTGGAGGCACAGTGGATTGCGAACACCAACCACCTGACGCCACCGGTTGTGGACCAGGTCCCATATTCGCTTTTGGTTCGCGCCAACGAACGCGACGTCTTCCCCATTACCCAGCAGTACGGCGTCGGGGTTTTGAGTTACGGACCGCTCGACGGCGGGTGGCTGGCTGGCGGTTACCGCGTGGGTGCGGGCCAGCCCGAAAGCTCGCGTTCGGCCGCCGTGCCGGGCCGCTTCGACGTGAGCGCTCCCTTCAATCAGGGCAAGTTGCACGCGGCGGACGCACTCGCACAGCTGGCCGCCCGGTACGGGCTGACCCTCATCCAGCTTGCTGTGGGCTTCGCCCTGAATCATCCCGCCGTCACCAGCGTGATCATTGGACCGCGGACCGAGGAGCATTTGACGGACTACCTGAAGGCCGCCGACGTGGTGCTCAGCGAAGCCGTTTTGGATGAAATCGATGACATCGTGGCCCCCGCAGTCAACTTCCTTGAACGGGACGCCGGCACGGTTGCTCCCCACCTCGAGTACCCGGAACTTCGACGCCGGTAG
- a CDS encoding sulfite oxidase, which yields MSKPHVKQDAAKAVIPGQPTEGPLTHEELQLSGRNHSMPLEALHDDITPAGLHYLLIHFDIPHVSAEAWRLRLGGAVDHSLELSLDDIKARPAVTMPVTLECAGNGRSLLQPRPLSQPWVLGAVGTAEWTGTPLAPLLEEAGLASDAVELVFTGADSGIQGGVEEPYARSLSIAEAMHPEVMLVYAMNGNPLPIQHGFPLRLLVPGWYGMASVKWLTSIEAVTSRFMGFQQAVAYHYLQGPDGPGLPVTHIRVRSLMVPPGIPDFFTRRRVVDAGPVMLHGRAWSGHGEVERVEVGIDGEWMPAHLEPAVGDFAWRSWTMVWVASPGEHELRCRAMDSSGALQPSDQVWNYQGIGNNMAQRVEVTVR from the coding sequence ATGTCCAAACCCCATGTCAAGCAAGATGCGGCGAAAGCCGTCATCCCGGGACAGCCGACCGAAGGTCCCCTGACCCACGAAGAGCTGCAGCTCTCCGGCCGCAACCATTCAATGCCGCTCGAAGCCCTTCACGACGACATCACGCCGGCCGGGCTGCACTACCTGCTGATTCACTTCGATATCCCGCACGTATCCGCTGAGGCATGGCGCCTGCGACTCGGTGGCGCGGTTGATCACAGCTTGGAACTCAGTCTCGACGACATCAAGGCGCGGCCAGCTGTCACCATGCCAGTCACCCTGGAATGCGCAGGCAACGGACGTTCGCTCTTGCAGCCTCGCCCCCTCAGCCAACCGTGGGTGCTGGGAGCCGTAGGCACAGCAGAATGGACCGGAACTCCTTTGGCACCACTGCTGGAGGAGGCAGGGTTGGCGAGTGACGCCGTCGAACTTGTCTTTACGGGCGCCGACAGCGGTATCCAAGGTGGGGTCGAGGAGCCGTACGCCCGCAGTCTTTCGATCGCCGAAGCGATGCACCCTGAAGTCATGTTGGTCTACGCCATGAACGGCAACCCGCTACCGATCCAGCACGGTTTCCCGCTGCGGCTCCTGGTGCCCGGCTGGTATGGGATGGCAAGTGTGAAGTGGCTGACGTCCATTGAGGCAGTGACTTCACGTTTCATGGGATTCCAACAGGCAGTTGCGTATCACTATCTCCAGGGGCCCGATGGGCCAGGCTTGCCAGTGACGCATATCCGCGTCCGCTCCCTGATGGTGCCCCCAGGGATTCCTGACTTCTTTACCCGACGCCGGGTAGTCGATGCTGGTCCTGTCATGCTGCACGGCAGGGCGTGGTCAGGGCACGGAGAAGTGGAACGGGTGGAGGTGGGGATCGACGGCGAGTGGATGCCGGCCCACCTGGAACCTGCCGTTGGTGATTTTGCCTGGCGTTCGTGGACCATGGTGTGGGTCGCGAGCCCGGGCGAACACGAGTTGCGGTGCCGTGCCATGGATTCCTCGGGCGCGCTGCAGCCGAGCGACCAGGTGTGGAACTACCAGGGCATCGGGAACAATATGGCCCAACGGGTTGAGGTGACTGTTCGGTAG
- a CDS encoding RNA-binding S4 domain-containing protein, translating into MSSPTSSPATVRIDAWLWAIRAYKTRSAATTACRAGHIRINGNPVKASQTVIIGDTIRVRESGWERILEVRRLIAKRVGAEAASHCFTDHTPPRPVAPKLGLPQRDRGAGRPTKKDRRDMEKLRG; encoded by the coding sequence ATGAGTAGCCCGACTTCTTCCCCAGCAACCGTCCGCATCGACGCTTGGCTGTGGGCGATCCGCGCTTACAAGACCCGTTCCGCGGCCACAACTGCTTGCCGTGCGGGACACATTCGCATCAATGGCAACCCTGTCAAAGCGTCGCAAACTGTGATCATTGGCGACACCATCCGCGTGCGCGAATCCGGGTGGGAACGGATCCTCGAAGTACGGCGACTGATCGCGAAACGTGTCGGCGCCGAGGCTGCGTCCCACTGCTTCACCGACCACACTCCCCCGCGGCCGGTGGCTCCAAAGCTCGGCCTTCCCCAGCGCGACCGCGGTGCCGGCCGACCCACCAAGAAGGACCGGCGGGACATGGAAAAATTGCGGGGGTAG
- a CDS encoding DUF6318 family protein: MSRLSANSSRALVRGAVFGLTASLLLTGCQGGSTSGSAPSETSTTTASPTSSGSPQGPSASATTAPPGVYKPADAKGKAENVPVPVMPEVAKENTKEGLAAFIRYWYEQLNYSYQSGETGTLQSLSAPTCTLCTSLRDGIEDGWSEGRWVAGAGIRSAAVEIEFNSESSSQMAIIQVIQEAIEIRNADGSLYQDPTPATNSASRAALEFADERWVLADLGLIR; the protein is encoded by the coding sequence ATGTCACGCCTTTCTGCCAATTCTTCACGTGCCCTTGTTCGAGGAGCGGTCTTCGGACTGACAGCCTCGTTACTTCTCACTGGTTGCCAGGGCGGCAGCACCTCGGGCAGCGCACCTTCCGAAACAAGCACGACGACGGCGTCGCCCACCTCGAGCGGTTCGCCGCAAGGTCCTTCGGCCTCGGCCACTACCGCTCCCCCAGGCGTGTACAAGCCAGCCGACGCGAAGGGCAAGGCAGAGAATGTGCCGGTGCCTGTGATGCCCGAGGTGGCGAAGGAGAACACAAAGGAGGGGCTGGCGGCGTTTATCCGGTACTGGTACGAACAACTGAACTATAGCTACCAGTCTGGTGAAACGGGCACGCTTCAATCGCTCAGTGCCCCTACATGTACTTTGTGTACCTCACTTCGCGACGGTATCGAGGACGGATGGAGTGAGGGCCGATGGGTGGCGGGGGCGGGCATCCGATCAGCAGCAGTCGAAATAGAATTCAATTCCGAAAGCTCTTCCCAAATGGCCATCATTCAAGTGATTCAAGAAGCTATCGAAATCAGAAATGCTGATGGATCTCTCTATCAAGATCCAACGCCGGCAACCAACTCGGCTAGTCGCGCCGCCCTGGAGTTCGCAGATGAACGATGGGTCTTAGCCGATCTCGGACTGATCCGCTGA
- a CDS encoding DUF3817 domain-containing protein, with protein sequence MQPRTLFRTVAFAEAVTWTLLLIGLFLKYVTQTTELGVSIAGGIHGFVFLCYAATAAFTWINQKWTMRTGLLAIGSAVIPYATIPMEKSLDRRGLLAGGWRLAAGGDKPEGGFEKAQAWVLRNPILAVVVTLVAVGAVFSFLLFMGPPGTWFS encoded by the coding sequence ATGCAGCCCCGCACCCTGTTCCGAACCGTCGCTTTTGCCGAGGCCGTGACATGGACCCTGCTGTTGATCGGGCTGTTCCTGAAGTACGTCACGCAGACCACTGAACTGGGCGTGAGCATCGCCGGGGGCATCCACGGGTTCGTGTTCCTTTGCTACGCAGCGACGGCCGCCTTCACCTGGATCAACCAGAAATGGACGATGCGGACCGGCCTGCTCGCCATCGGCTCCGCTGTGATTCCCTATGCCACAATCCCGATGGAGAAGTCGCTGGATCGCCGCGGTCTTCTGGCCGGTGGTTGGCGTTTGGCCGCCGGGGGAGACAAGCCTGAGGGTGGCTTTGAGAAAGCCCAGGCGTGGGTTCTTCGCAATCCGATCCTTGCGGTTGTGGTGACCCTGGTTGCTGTGGGTGCAGTGTTCAGCTTCCTTCTGTTCATGGGCCCTCCGGGTACCTGGTTCTCCTAG
- a CDS encoding thermonuclease family protein, with translation MRKLIIGATAAVAIVTGSLVAAAAANADSGTVVRVIDGDTIVVSINNIDQTVRLLNINTPETKDPNKPTECLGPEATDHLEGVLPVGSKVRLEFDVERHDKYGRTLAGVFNASNQLVNAEIARRGLGVPMVIGENRKFLPPVEAAFEEARTAKSGLFAEGIECTLPAQLAAANEALTAAQSAAPATTSAGAGASATGLATAIVTAKAAKDLLSAARETENSILWAAYSASESTAQLTALTAVITRAESAHNQLKEQEKALAAAEKKAEEERVAAVARAEAERKAAAEAEAAAKKAADEAAAAEQARAAAVAAEAERIRNLPVPAPYVPPVQPYVPPAQNYVPPAPPAQSNPYPGYTGPRCYAPGGKSWRPC, from the coding sequence ATGCGGAAGCTAATCATTGGAGCTACGGCAGCAGTCGCGATCGTGACTGGCTCCCTGGTAGCGGCGGCTGCCGCCAATGCCGACAGTGGAACCGTCGTCAGGGTAATCGATGGCGACACCATAGTCGTATCCATCAACAACATCGATCAGACTGTTCGCCTGCTGAACATCAATACTCCGGAAACTAAGGATCCGAACAAGCCCACCGAATGCCTTGGGCCGGAGGCGACAGATCATCTTGAGGGAGTACTGCCGGTGGGCAGCAAGGTCAGGTTGGAGTTCGACGTCGAACGTCACGACAAATACGGACGCACCTTGGCGGGTGTCTTCAATGCCAGCAACCAGCTGGTCAACGCAGAGATCGCACGCCGGGGACTGGGGGTTCCAATGGTCATCGGAGAAAACCGAAAGTTCCTGCCGCCGGTCGAAGCCGCCTTTGAGGAAGCGCGTACTGCCAAGTCCGGGCTCTTCGCAGAGGGCATCGAATGCACCCTCCCTGCGCAACTGGCAGCTGCCAACGAAGCACTGACAGCGGCACAGAGTGCGGCGCCGGCAACGACGTCGGCCGGAGCGGGAGCATCGGCTACTGGACTGGCGACGGCCATCGTTACTGCCAAGGCAGCAAAAGACCTTCTGTCCGCAGCGAGAGAAACAGAGAACTCCATCCTTTGGGCGGCGTACTCTGCCAGCGAATCAACCGCCCAGTTGACCGCCCTGACCGCAGTAATAACCCGGGCTGAGTCTGCGCACAACCAGCTCAAGGAACAAGAGAAGGCACTTGCCGCGGCCGAGAAGAAGGCAGAGGAAGAACGAGTAGCCGCTGTGGCGCGAGCGGAGGCAGAACGAAAGGCTGCTGCGGAAGCAGAGGCGGCAGCAAAGAAGGCTGCCGATGAGGCCGCCGCGGCGGAACAGGCTCGGGCAGCAGCGGTGGCGGCCGAGGCTGAACGGATACGCAACTTACCCGTACCAGCTCCCTATGTTCCGCCAGTCCAGCCGTATGTTCCGCCAGCTCAGAATTACGTACCGCCGGCGCCACCGGCCCAATCGAATCCCTACCCGGGGTACACGGGCCCCCGCTGCTACGCTCCCGGCGGCAAGTCCTGGCGTCCCTGCTGA
- a CDS encoding class I SAM-dependent DNA methyltransferase has translation MITGEIKSQVDKVWNTFWSGGISNPLEVIEQITYLLFLKRLDENQTRAEKQANILGEPIENAVFPEGVDPQGRPYSDLRWSNFKDFGQIEMFTVFQQNIFPFLRTELTKQSNGEDSTYSHHMKDAQFKIPNAGVLKQVVDVIDSINMEGRDTKGDLYEYMLSKLASAGTNGQFRTPRHIIDLMVAMTAPQPLEAICDPAAGTCGFLVQAGEYLRKNNSNLLTNDETSKFFHHEQFHGFDFDSTMLRIGSMNMLLHGVENPDVSYRDSLADLHSVEEEKYNVILANPPFAGSLDYENVSKELLNVVKTKKTELLFLALFIKLLKPGGRAAVIVPDGVLFGSTGAHKSLRKTLVEGHKLDAVVKLPSGVFKPYAGVSTAILFFTKTNSGGTDNVWFYDVKSDGFSLDDKRTPLASSDLEDVFSRWNQRTTAELERARTEQSFCVPLSEIVANDYDLSLNRYKEIEYEEVEHAAPEEILAALDQLETEITEGMNELRELLK, from the coding sequence GTGATCACAGGTGAAATCAAGTCCCAAGTAGACAAAGTCTGGAATACGTTCTGGAGCGGCGGTATCTCGAACCCGCTGGAAGTCATCGAGCAGATCACGTACCTTCTGTTCCTCAAGCGCCTGGACGAGAACCAGACTCGGGCGGAGAAGCAGGCCAACATCTTAGGCGAGCCGATCGAGAACGCGGTGTTTCCCGAGGGTGTTGACCCCCAGGGCCGCCCCTATTCGGACCTCCGCTGGTCGAACTTCAAGGACTTTGGTCAGATTGAGATGTTCACGGTCTTCCAGCAGAACATCTTCCCGTTCCTCCGAACTGAGCTGACCAAGCAGTCCAACGGCGAAGACTCCACTTATAGCCACCACATGAAGGATGCGCAGTTCAAGATCCCGAACGCGGGTGTCTTGAAGCAGGTGGTGGATGTCATTGACTCCATCAACATGGAGGGTCGCGACACCAAGGGCGATCTCTACGAGTACATGTTGTCGAAGCTCGCATCGGCGGGTACCAACGGACAGTTCCGAACCCCGCGGCACATCATCGACCTCATGGTCGCGATGACAGCACCCCAGCCACTCGAAGCCATCTGTGATCCGGCCGCGGGCACCTGCGGCTTCCTGGTTCAGGCCGGCGAATACCTCCGTAAGAACAACAGCAATCTCCTCACCAATGACGAGACCAGTAAGTTCTTCCATCACGAGCAGTTCCATGGCTTCGACTTCGACTCCACCATGCTTCGCATCGGTTCGATGAACATGCTGCTCCACGGCGTGGAGAACCCTGACGTCTCCTACCGCGATTCACTTGCCGACTTGCACTCCGTAGAGGAAGAGAAGTACAACGTCATCCTCGCCAATCCTCCGTTCGCTGGCAGCTTGGACTACGAGAATGTGTCGAAAGAGTTGCTGAACGTCGTCAAGACGAAGAAGACCGAACTCCTCTTCCTGGCACTTTTCATCAAGCTGCTTAAGCCAGGTGGGCGAGCGGCCGTCATCGTTCCCGACGGCGTCCTCTTCGGCTCCACCGGCGCTCACAAATCCCTCCGCAAGACACTGGTCGAGGGCCACAAGCTCGACGCCGTCGTCAAACTCCCGTCCGGCGTCTTCAAGCCCTACGCCGGAGTCTCCACTGCCATCCTCTTCTTCACAAAGACGAACTCCGGCGGCACCGACAACGTCTGGTTCTACGACGTAAAGTCCGACGGCTTCAGCCTTGACGACAAGCGCACCCCGCTTGCGTCGTCCGACCTTGAGGACGTTTTCTCGCGTTGGAATCAGCGCACGACGGCGGAACTCGAGCGGGCGCGCACGGAACAGTCCTTCTGTGTTCCGCTTTCCGAGATCGTGGCGAACGACTACGACCTGTCGCTCAACCGGTACAAGGAGATCGAGTACGAAGAGGTCGAGCACGCTGCCCCGGAGGAAATCCTGGCTGCACTGGATCAGCTCGAGACTGAAATCACCGAGGGCATGAACGAGCTGCGGGAGCTGCTGAAGTGA
- a CDS encoding restriction endonuclease subunit S encodes MKEARLDGVAKFIRGVTFKGTDVQRATDSNIDCMRTKNVQTHLDTTDVWSIDKSHVKKDDQFLRRGDVLISSANSWNLVGKCCWVPELERATTFGGFVTVLRPNVEIMDASYLYRWFSSRQVQSVVRSFANQTTNISNLDLNRTAGLQVPVPELKEQRRIAAILDKADDLRAKRRQAIAHLDALAQSMFHSTSRDETWPLITLRDASLRFVGGRNLVGSGADIHPVNKVLKVSAVSSGEFDPEHTKPLPATYAPPSEHAVRTGDLVVTRASGTKDLIGVATLIKKVSDHTYLPDKLWRADIGDNSLLLPIYFRFLTKSPGYREYVINASSGAAGVSNISQAKLLSFEFRRPPIELQQTFANRIAAVERLKETHRKHLAELDALFASLQSRAFKGEL; translated from the coding sequence GTGAAGGAAGCTCGGCTGGATGGAGTCGCTAAGTTCATTCGAGGGGTCACATTCAAAGGAACAGACGTACAGCGGGCGACGGATTCCAACATCGACTGCATGCGGACGAAGAACGTACAAACTCATTTGGACACTACAGACGTTTGGTCAATCGATAAAAGCCATGTCAAGAAGGACGACCAGTTCTTACGACGCGGCGACGTATTGATCTCCAGTGCCAACAGTTGGAATTTGGTCGGAAAGTGCTGTTGGGTCCCGGAGCTTGAACGAGCCACTACTTTCGGAGGCTTCGTGACTGTCCTTCGCCCGAATGTTGAGATTATGGACGCCAGTTACCTGTACCGTTGGTTCTCATCCCGCCAAGTTCAGTCGGTAGTCCGTAGTTTCGCCAACCAAACGACCAATATCTCGAACCTTGACCTCAACCGAACCGCAGGCCTTCAGGTTCCAGTTCCCGAGCTGAAGGAGCAGCGGCGGATTGCGGCGATATTGGATAAGGCCGACGATCTCCGCGCCAAGCGCCGCCAAGCCATCGCCCACCTCGACGCCTTGGCCCAATCGATGTTCCACTCGACGTCTAGAGACGAAACTTGGCCTCTGATCACCCTCCGGGACGCGTCGCTTCGGTTTGTTGGAGGACGCAATCTAGTCGGCTCCGGCGCGGATATTCATCCAGTCAATAAAGTCCTCAAGGTTAGTGCGGTCTCGTCGGGTGAATTCGATCCCGAGCACACAAAGCCGCTGCCAGCCACTTACGCACCACCGAGCGAACATGCGGTGCGGACAGGTGATCTAGTCGTCACTCGCGCCAGCGGCACGAAGGACTTGATTGGGGTTGCAACACTGATCAAGAAGGTGTCAGACCACACGTACCTACCCGATAAATTGTGGCGCGCAGACATTGGCGACAATAGCCTGCTACTGCCGATCTACTTTCGTTTCCTAACCAAGTCACCCGGTTACCGGGAATACGTCATCAACGCGTCGAGTGGTGCCGCGGGTGTCAGCAACATTTCCCAAGCGAAGCTTCTATCGTTCGAATTTAGGCGTCCTCCCATCGAACTGCAGCAGACCTTCGCAAACCGAATTGCCGCCGTCGAGCGTTTGAAGGAAACCCACCGCAAGCACTTAGCGGAATTGGACGCGCTCTTTGCTTCGCTCCAAAGCCGCGCGTTCAAGGGCGAACTTTAG
- a CDS encoding helix-turn-helix domain-containing protein gives MRTVREAGPLVRELREERAWSQAELARRASVSRTFVIDLESGKASVETSKFMDVFQALGFEIAIRDSETGAVRW, from the coding sequence TTGCGTACAGTCCGAGAGGCAGGGCCCTTGGTCCGGGAACTCAGGGAAGAGCGAGCGTGGTCACAGGCAGAGCTGGCCCGGCGAGCCAGCGTCTCACGCACCTTTGTCATCGATCTCGAATCCGGTAAAGCATCGGTGGAAACGTCCAAGTTCATGGATGTCTTTCAAGCCCTTGGTTTCGAGATCGCCATACGCGACAGCGAGACGGGCGCAGTTCGGTGGTGA
- a CDS encoding HipA domain-containing protein, whose protein sequence is MDGTLCGRVEQSSSGNLTFRYYPEYQAAPNATPLSLSMPLAATLHKKRNVLPFLQGLLPDSEGALLTIARRFRVSPSNPFAILEHIGADVAGALQFMRPGTGSSDGTLARTAVKPVTDRDVAEMLDHVVTEYEDGTPYDDSAGRFSLAGAQPKIALHQLPNGDWAVPEDATPTTHILKPAAGTFSRLDIVEQLTMRAASFLGLEVAKSELRRIGDWDVFVTRRYDRQEVGGTWRRIHQEDFCQALSVSPAKKYQHRDGGPGASDMAALIRSLPFEADRRAAGAGLYRAFVFNTVAGCTDAHAKNYSLLLNGSRAQLSPLYDLATYAPYWDADSGIDLAMSVKAEYRLQKISKHMLVSTSTQFGVDAEAAREMVEHYSRGIVEAFEAAREELKSQLGPLPKITDDTIAKVRLLPLVEATGLK, encoded by the coding sequence ATGGACGGGACACTTTGCGGCCGGGTTGAACAGTCGTCGTCGGGGAATCTGACGTTCCGCTACTACCCCGAATACCAGGCAGCCCCCAACGCGACACCGCTGTCACTGTCCATGCCCTTGGCCGCCACCCTCCACAAGAAGCGCAACGTCCTGCCCTTTCTGCAGGGCCTCTTGCCTGACAGTGAAGGGGCCCTCCTGACGATTGCCCGACGGTTCCGGGTGTCCCCGTCCAACCCCTTCGCCATCCTTGAACATATCGGTGCCGATGTCGCGGGTGCGCTCCAATTCATGCGGCCGGGCACCGGATCCTCGGATGGCACCCTCGCAAGAACTGCGGTGAAGCCAGTTACGGACAGGGATGTGGCCGAGATGCTGGACCACGTCGTGACTGAGTACGAAGACGGCACGCCCTACGACGACTCCGCAGGACGCTTCAGCCTCGCCGGGGCTCAGCCAAAGATCGCCCTGCACCAACTTCCCAACGGCGACTGGGCGGTACCCGAAGACGCTACCCCCACGACGCACATCCTCAAACCGGCAGCTGGCACATTCAGTCGCTTGGATATTGTGGAACAGCTCACCATGAGGGCAGCATCTTTTCTGGGGCTCGAGGTGGCCAAGTCCGAACTCCGCCGCATCGGCGACTGGGACGTCTTTGTGACACGTCGCTATGACCGCCAGGAAGTGGGTGGAACCTGGCGCCGCATCCATCAAGAAGACTTTTGCCAGGCATTGAGCGTTTCTCCAGCCAAGAAATACCAGCACCGTGACGGCGGGCCGGGCGCCAGTGATATGGCCGCCCTTATCCGATCTCTTCCTTTTGAAGCGGACCGCCGGGCAGCAGGAGCAGGGCTGTACCGGGCCTTTGTTTTCAACACCGTGGCCGGTTGCACCGACGCGCACGCCAAAAACTACTCCCTCCTCCTCAACGGCAGTAGAGCGCAGCTATCGCCCCTCTACGACCTCGCCACCTATGCTCCGTATTGGGACGCGGACTCAGGTATCGACTTGGCCATGAGTGTGAAAGCCGAATACAGGCTTCAGAAGATCAGCAAGCACATGCTGGTCTCGACAAGCACTCAGTTTGGCGTTGATGCTGAAGCAGCCCGGGAAATGGTCGAACACTATTCTCGCGGCATAGTGGAAGCATTCGAAGCTGCCAGGGAAGAGCTGAAATCCCAGCTGGGACCCCTGCCGAAAATCACCGATGACACTATTGCGAAGGTACGACTGCTGCCACTCGTCGAGGCTACAGGTCTGAAATAA